Proteins encoded within one genomic window of Lynx canadensis isolate LIC74 chromosome B2, mLynCan4.pri.v2, whole genome shotgun sequence:
- the MRPS10 gene encoding 28S ribosomal protein S10, mitochondrial isoform X3: MAARAALGSMCRRLWQGSRSFSVNSSKSSTARNGGFLLSTSMKWVQFSNLHVDIPKDLTKPTITISDEPDTLYKRLSVLVKGHDKAVLDSYEYFAVLAAKELGISIKVHEPPRKIERFTLLKSVHIFKKHRVQYEMRTLYRCLELEHLTGSTADVYLEYIQRNLPEGVAMEVIKTKLERLPEHIKEPIWETVPEEKAESRS; the protein is encoded by the exons GGTTCAAGGAGTTTTTCTGTAAACAGTTCTAAGAGCAGTACAGCCAGAAATGGTGGCTTTCTCCt CAGTACCAGTATGAAGTGGGTGCAGTTTTCAAACCTACACGTTGATATTCCCAAGGATTTGACCAAGCCCACG ATAACCATTTCTGATGAACCAGATACATTATATAAACGCCTGTCAGTTTTAGTAAAAGGCCATGATAAAGCCGTACTGGACAGTTACGAATATTTTGCCGTGCTTGCTGCTAAAGAACTTGGTATCTCTATTAAAGT ACATGAGCCTCCAAGAAAAATAGAGCGATTTACTCTTCTCAAATCAGTGCATATTTTCAAGAAGCACAGAGTTCAGTATGAAATGAGAACACTTTACAGATGTTTAGAG TTAGAACATCTGACTGGAAGTACAGCGGATGTCTACTTGGAATATATTCAGCGAAACTTACCTGAAGGAGTTGCCATGGAAGTTATAAAG acaAAATTAGAACGGTTACCAGAACACATCAAGGAGCCAATCTGGGAAACAGTACCAGAGGAAAAAGCAGAAAGCAGGTCCTAA
- the MRPS10 gene encoding 28S ribosomal protein S10, mitochondrial isoform X4, with the protein MAARAALGSMCRRLWQGSRSFSVNSSKSSTARNGGFLLTSMKWVQFSNLHVDIPKDLTKPTITISDEPDTLYKRLSVLVKGHDKAVLDSYEYFAVLAAKELGISIKVHEPPRKIERFTLLKSVHIFKKHRVQYEMRTLYRCLELEHLTGSTADVYLEYIQRNLPEGVAMEVIKTKLERLPEHIKEPIWETVPEEKAESRS; encoded by the exons GGTTCAAGGAGTTTTTCTGTAAACAGTTCTAAGAGCAGTACAGCCAGAAATGGTGGCTTTCTCCt TACCAGTATGAAGTGGGTGCAGTTTTCAAACCTACACGTTGATATTCCCAAGGATTTGACCAAGCCCACG ATAACCATTTCTGATGAACCAGATACATTATATAAACGCCTGTCAGTTTTAGTAAAAGGCCATGATAAAGCCGTACTGGACAGTTACGAATATTTTGCCGTGCTTGCTGCTAAAGAACTTGGTATCTCTATTAAAGT ACATGAGCCTCCAAGAAAAATAGAGCGATTTACTCTTCTCAAATCAGTGCATATTTTCAAGAAGCACAGAGTTCAGTATGAAATGAGAACACTTTACAGATGTTTAGAG TTAGAACATCTGACTGGAAGTACAGCGGATGTCTACTTGGAATATATTCAGCGAAACTTACCTGAAGGAGTTGCCATGGAAGTTATAAAG acaAAATTAGAACGGTTACCAGAACACATCAAGGAGCCAATCTGGGAAACAGTACCAGAGGAAAAAGCAGAAAGCAGGTCCTAA